TAAGTTGAATAATGAAATATAGAATGATACGAACTCTCGCAATTTACGTTTACGAATCCAAAGTTTCTCTCTATAAAGTCGTAGGAATTTTCGCACAGCATATCCGCCAAAACCGAAGTGGTGTGTTTTATGCCATTTGGTGTTCATAAACTTTGGTATTACATGTTGCCTCATACGATAGAAGAACCGAAGGCCTGTGAAATAGAATCCATCgtgaaataaaatgtttcataatattaataataacgaaCAACATATTGTACCTAGTGCATTATATTGCAATTTTGCCGGTCGTTCTCCATTGACTCCAGTTTCAAGCATATGGTATGCCCTATTCCGTTCACGGACTACTGTTTCTAAGTTAGACATACTGTCCTCAACTTTATCAATTCTTTCAGGATTAGGGAAATACTCGTATTTCTTTTTGTAGACTTCTTCCATCGTTAATAACATATTTCGTTCTTTTAATAATACGTACCTATAGTTTAAATATACATGCAATTAATATTTTATCTGTCATTACGTTTTACAATAATTTACCACAACTTATGCAGATCCTCGTTGCTCTTCAATCTTAATTCTTCTTGCCTCCAAGAACGTCCCACCAGAACACGATTCTTTCCCCAATTTTTCTCGTCATCAAAAAATTCCATTAAATCATTTTGCTTAGACGTGGTATGAATGAACGCGTATCGAAAGGTAGGTGTGCTAAAATGTTCGAAATCATTTTATTCCAGACTCAATGAATCTAAGATTGAAACAACATGAAAGGTTAAGCTATGCAGTTTTTCGCAAATGCAACACTAACGAAGTGCAAATGTTGCTTAAATACAGCTAATGGCAGCAAACTCTAGGAAAATCTTAATAGATTTTGTTAGATTAACTTTGACTGCATGTCAATCGATAAATGAATAAGTATGCAGTAAATTCTACACCTTTCAATGATTCGACTTGACgatacaattattaatataacagTACGCAACGAACCTGCGAGTGTATGTCGGAGCACTTAGTGAGCTACCAATTggagttaaatataaatttgttaACAATTTTGCCACACTATTTACACTTTTTGAAATTTCTATCGCTTTCGTAAGAGCTGCCATTTTGGCTGCAACACGTTGACTACATGAATGAGTATTAAACATCTGTTTATAGAGGGCTAACACCATGTTGAACAGTTTCTCGTTAGATGTCTCATTGGGATCTTTTGTATATAAGTTGGTCGATTGAACCGCTTAAAGTTGACTCACCGAATTAaccaatattaataaaatatagctCAAAAAATGCTCTTCAATTGCCCATAATTGCACACTATCCAAAAAACTTTTGGAGACGCCTAGTAACTTTCACGAGAGGCTGGAGACTATTAATAATACGGAATTTCTAAAATAATGCGTAAAACGTGCTGTGTATGACCTACCAAAGAATTGCTCTTTTCGTCTATCCAAATTGCACCACGTTCCACGGGCGACAACTTTAGCaatagaaaatgaatttttaataaacaaatatataaaGAATAGAAGTGCGTGCCGTTCGAGAccgtattattgtattattcatACAATAAAAAGCTGAATATGAAATTCCATGtcttatattagttatatttaaatattttatacgttttatTGATCGATATTATGCAGAATCGgtttatttattgttaaaaaTTGAGAGAACGAATTTAAAAAAGACCGCCATTTGGGGCGAGTGGCGCCTCTTGCGGCGAAATCACGAAGCTCCTTTCGGCGTTCGTTCAGCGCCAATTAGTCCGGTGACAAAACGCTGAAACTACTAGCCAAaattttggctaacagtttgagcgttttgtcaCCGGACTAATTGGCGCTGAACGAACGCCGAAGGGAGCTTCGTGATTTCGCCGCAAGAGGCGCCACTGTCGCCCGTATATGCAGAATGCAAGGTCAccaaaaaacattaattatggcAAAATTAGAGCATAAAAATATAAACCAAGGCTACGGAATTGTACAGGGGAATATACTGCATCAATGTCATAttaaaaaacgaatcgcaaaaTTGCGAAACATAATTAATCGCGTTTTGAAGTTTGATTAACTATTATGTTAATTACTTATATTTTGTAACGTTGTCATCTGCTTTTTTCACACGATATCGACGCAGTCGACGCACCTCTATAAATCGGTGCCCTTGGTTTATCGTTTTATGCTCTACTTTTGccttaattaatatttttcggCGACTATGCGTTCTACAAATGCGGGCGACAGTGCTGCCACTTGCGGCGAAATTTCGAAGCTCCTTTCGGCgttcgtacagcgccaattagtccggtggcaaaacgctgaaactacTAGCCAAAATTACCGACAGTTgattttggctaacagtttgagcgttttgccaccggACTAATTGGCGCTGAACGAACGCCGAAAGGAGCTTCGAAAACTTGCCGCGAGAGGCGCCACTCGTCCCAAATGGCGGTGTTTTTTAAATTCGttcttttaatttttaacaACAAATAAACCGATTCTGCATAATATCGATTAATAAAACGTATAAAGTAtttaaatataacatatataacacATGGAATTTCGTATTTAGCTTTTTATTGTACGAATAAAGAATATTTGCTTCGCTTCATTTCCTATACGCATGATTTTTCGCAAATAAGTATCCAACACGATTCACTAGCGTCTCTAATTAGTGCTTAATAATGCATAAGAAATGATTGTTATTTACTGTTATCAATGTTTCATAATCTTTCATTTATTGTTATGAAAAACTTGAAGGAAACTTTTGGAGAAAGTCAGTGAGATCgatataatattttacataCCGTTTATTTGATCGAGGAATTACTTTGCGTCCACTAAAGAAGCCAACACTCATCGTTCAGATCATTAATTTTTATCGGATGTGCGAATGATGCGTTTTCCGTTACCGAATCACCGATAGCGTACACAAGGCTCCGTTCTTATCTGTTTAAAGGAAAAACTattgaatttttcgaaaacataATGTCCCTCCGAATttttcattatcattattatttttcattatattCATACACGTTGACGTAGCATACCAAATTTGTTACGTTATCTCTAATGTAATACCCTTTTCTATCGCCTCTGAAAATGCTTTGCCGGCGATTTGTAGTTGCGCTCTGTGCACAAATTGCGAGCGATGGATATGAATTCGAGTCTGAATTTAAACCGATCAACTAAAAGCTACTTAAAAGATCGCTAATAGGGTGTTTTATCGACGTTGCCGTATCTAAACGAGTCGCGACAATTGGATAGGTTCTCGAGTAATTCGTCGAGAGCAGCAgcaaatttttacaaaatttataataacaatCTGAAAACCTTGATCTAATCGTTTCTCTCTCGTAGGTTAAATCGTTCGCT
This genomic stretch from Megalopta genalis isolate 19385.01 chromosome 5, iyMegGena1_principal, whole genome shotgun sequence harbors:
- the mRpL47 gene encoding mitochondrial ribosomal protein L47 — its product is MVLALYKQMFNTHSCSQRVAAKMAALTKAIEISKSVNSVAKLLTNLYLTPIGSSLSAPTYTRSTPTFRYAFIHTTSKQNDLMEFFDDEKNWGKNRVLVGRSWRQEELRLKSNEDLHKLWYVLLKERNMLLTMEEVYKKKYEYFPNPERIDKVEDSMSNLETVVRERNRAYHMLETGVNGERPAKLQYNALGLRFFYRMRQHVIPKFMNTKWHKTHHFGFGGYAVRKFLRLYREKLWIRKRKLRDRQTNRVATLLRMFPNMDIEAAKEEYPLANIEKARRSKKATDHFIPK